In Triticum urartu cultivar G1812 chromosome 6, Tu2.1, whole genome shotgun sequence, the following proteins share a genomic window:
- the LOC125514754 gene encoding uncharacterized protein LOC125514754 — MSSIRCRTSRTWSTPTRWSRYGVCSPRSPSLSPSSPSPSPYPARGVSSSSTTKDPHCPPPAYSRGSPLCWAQHEHPEQIINIHNQWNCYKAPEEGEAKRARSQHLFSVRKCSVLQNNREAEVNYVLVCGVLLVVSLFEHFWRLLKWFAVAHHGRQHTHAHRR; from the exons ATGTCTTCG ATACGGTGCAGGACATCAAGGACCTGGAGCACCCCTACTCGCTGGAGCAGATACGGTGTGTGCTCTCCCAGGAGTCCGTCTCTGTCTCCCAGTAGTCCGTCTCCGTCTCCATATCCG GCCCGAGGTGTCTCCTCATCATCTACAACAAAGGATCCCCATTGCCCGCCACCAGCCTATAGCAGAGGATCCCCACTCTGTTGGGCACAACACGAACACCCAGAACAG ATCATCAACATACACAACCAGTGGAACTGCTACAAAGCACCAGAAGAAGGCGAAGCAAAGAGGGCAAGATCACAGCATCTCTTCTCGGTGAGGAAATGCTCAGTCCTGCAGAACAACCGTGAAGCAGAAGTTAACTACGTGCTCGTCTGCGGGGTGCTTCTGGTGGTCTCGCTCTTCGAGCACTTCTGGAGGCTGCTCAAGTGGTTCGCCGTGGCGCACCATGGACGTCAACATACTCATGCTCATCGCAG ATAG